The proteins below come from a single Candidatus Paceibacterota bacterium genomic window:
- a CDS encoding KH domain-containing protein, translating into MEKDKEFVEFVVKSIVDHPEDVRIERSVDEMGVLITLNINPEDMGQVIGRQGTTAKSIRNLLRVIGAKNNARVNFKIVEPEGSLRSRAPRERETNVDDVVNDLKL; encoded by the coding sequence ATGGAAAAAGATAAAGAGTTTGTTGAATTTGTAGTAAAATCAATCGTCGATCATCCGGAAGATGTTAGGATCGAAAGATCAGTCGATGAAATGGGAGTGCTGATCACTCTCAATATCAACCCTGAGGATATGGGCCAAGTCATTGGCAGGCAGGGTACTACCGCTAAGTCAATCAGGAACCTCTTGAGAGTTATCGGAGCAAAGAACAATGCCCGAGTAAATTTCAAGATCGTGGAACCGGAAGGTTCATTGAGATCAAGAGCTCCAAGAGAGAGAGAAACGAATGTTGACGACGTGGTAAACGATCTCAAATTGTAA
- the trmD gene encoding tRNA (guanosine(37)-N1)-methyltransferase TrmD, producing the protein MQFDIITIFPKIFESYFNESILGRAQKNKMVRIAIHDLRDFAHDKHKTVDDSTYGGGAGMVLKIEPIFEMLKHLKIIKKDGTRVKRSSNDTKVILMSAKGEIYNQKIAVEMSKIKRVVIICGRYEGVDERVSKYLVDEDISIGKYVLTGGEIPAMALVDSISRLIPGVVGNKESIEDESFSKEGYLEYPQYTRPELFSPVKGVNWRVPGVLLSGDHSKIKEWREKMSVNGNKIN; encoded by the coding sequence ATGCAATTCGACATTATAACAATTTTTCCGAAGATTTTTGAATCATACTTTAATGAAAGTATTTTAGGTAGAGCGCAGAAGAATAAAATGGTAAGGATTGCAATTCATGATCTGAGAGATTTTGCTCACGATAAACACAAAACAGTTGATGATTCGACGTATGGCGGGGGAGCCGGAATGGTTCTGAAGATTGAACCTATTTTTGAAATGCTTAAACACTTAAAGATAATAAAAAAAGACGGTACAAGGGTCAAGAGATCTTCGAATGATACTAAAGTTATCCTAATGTCCGCAAAAGGAGAAATATATAATCAGAAAATAGCCGTTGAAATGTCTAAGATAAAAAGAGTAGTAATTATTTGCGGAAGATACGAAGGAGTTGATGAAAGGGTGTCGAAATATTTGGTGGATGAAGATATCTCGATCGGAAAATATGTGTTAACGGGCGGCGAGATCCCTGCTATGGCATTGGTTGATTCCATTTCTCGATTGATTCCGGGCGTTGTCGGGAATAAAGAATCAATAGAGGATGAATCTTTTTCAAAAGAAGGATATCTTGAATATCCGCAATACACAAGGCCGGAATTGTTCTCTCCGGTAAAGGGCGTGAATTGGAGAGTCCCCGGAGTCTTGCTGTCGGGGGATCATTCAAAGATCAAAGAGTGGAGAGAAAAAATGTCAGTGAACGGGAACAAAATAAATTAA
- a CDS encoding thioredoxin family protein, with product MIKKSLNGNRFEVALAAIIAIVSIFSLLTVFESDKALNGMLTKYQEKNRPANLDIVLIKDNNCPYCYDAAELISEIETENVNMVSRHVLDYRSNEAKEIIMKYRIEKVPAVIIKGEIDKVGNLYNKFKDIGEIMDDVFIFRDAMMPYVDIKSGKSVGNVKVVLMTADGCADCYNYDKYIAELKILGIPTSNREIIDYKSNSGQVMVKANAIENVPTFILTGDLGRYPALKKIQDYDDNIFVLRNVIKPYLNIGDGKVYTKTDQ from the coding sequence ATGATAAAAAAATCTCTTAATGGGAATAGGTTCGAAGTCGCCTTGGCAGCAATCATTGCCATTGTTTCGATTTTCAGTTTATTGACTGTGTTTGAGTCCGACAAGGCGTTAAATGGCATGCTGACTAAATATCAGGAGAAAAACAGACCGGCAAATCTTGATATTGTTCTGATAAAGGACAATAATTGTCCATATTGTTATGATGCAGCCGAACTGATAAGTGAAATAGAGACTGAGAATGTCAATATGGTATCAAGGCACGTTTTGGATTACCGGAGCAATGAAGCAAAGGAGATAATAATGAAATACCGAATTGAAAAAGTTCCGGCTGTTATAATCAAGGGCGAGATCGATAAGGTCGGTAATTTATACAATAAGTTCAAGGATATCGGCGAGATCATGGATGACGTTTTCATCTTTCGAGATGCCATGATGCCTTACGTCGATATCAAGTCCGGAAAATCCGTCGGAAATGTAAAAGTTGTATTGATGACGGCTGATGGTTGTGCTGATTGCTATAATTACGATAAATATATAGCAGAACTGAAAATACTTGGAATACCGACGTCGAACAGAGAGATAATCGATTATAAGTCGAATTCGGGGCAGGTCATGGTGAAAGCCAATGCGATCGAAAATGTGCCGACATTCATACTTACAGGAGATCTTGGGCGGTATCCGGCGCTTAAAAAGATACAGGACTATGACGATAATATATTCGTCTTAAGGAACGTGATCAAGCCGTATCTGAATATAGGCGACGGAAAGGTTTATACAAAAACGGATCAATAA
- the rpsP gene encoding 30S ribosomal protein S16, with product MLKIRLNRIGKKNRASFRVTVSDSRRAPGGKFIEILGYYDPLTKEKSFNKERILYWMSKGAQTSATMNNFFVDAGIIKGEKVVVWRPKKKEEDKGKTSPAATAAPAAKPKEEAKK from the coding sequence ATGCTGAAAATAAGATTAAACAGGATAGGGAAAAAGAACAGGGCTAGCTTCCGGGTTACAGTATCTGATTCGAGAAGGGCTCCGGGAGGAAAATTTATTGAAATTCTGGGTTATTACGATCCGCTCACAAAAGAAAAGTCATTTAATAAAGAGAGAATACTCTATTGGATGTCAAAAGGCGCTCAAACATCGGCAACCATGAATAATTTTTTTGTAGATGCGGGAATAATAAAAGGCGAAAAGGTTGTTGTATGGAGGCCAAAAAAGAAAGAGGAAGACAAGGGTAAGACATCGCCGGCGGCTACGGCAGCTCCTGCAGCAAAGCCGAAAGAAGAGGCCAAGAAATAA
- a CDS encoding nucleoside-diphosphate kinase → MEKHPKKERTLVIIKPDGIQRSLVGDIIGRLERVGLKFVAFKFVIPKEDQCWAHYNKNDAWFQIKGERQVNERKELGLKVEKSAIEYGKDILRANIDFFMSGPVLVILLEGNQAVGITKKLVGGTEPLTSDVGTIRGDLTLDSYSVAGIDGRAVRNLIHCSDSPIEAERESKIWLKDGDVIEYRLVQDQILYDVNLDGILE, encoded by the coding sequence ATGGAAAAACATCCAAAAAAAGAACGAACACTGGTAATTATTAAACCTGATGGCATCCAGAGGTCGCTAGTCGGAGATATTATAGGACGATTGGAGAGAGTCGGTTTGAAGTTTGTGGCTTTTAAATTTGTCATACCGAAGGAAGATCAATGCTGGGCGCATTATAACAAGAATGATGCGTGGTTTCAGATCAAGGGCGAGAGACAGGTGAATGAAAGGAAGGAACTCGGATTGAAGGTCGAAAAGTCGGCGATAGAATATGGAAAAGATATATTGAGAGCGAATATTGACTTCTTTATGTCGGGACCCGTTCTTGTGATACTGCTAGAAGGCAATCAGGCGGTGGGGATCACCAAAAAACTTGTGGGCGGAACCGAACCGCTGACTTCTGATGTTGGAACGATAAGGGGAGATCTGACGCTGGATTCCTATAGTGTTGCCGGGATCGACGGAAGAGCTGTCAGAAATCTCATACACTGTTCAGACAGTCCGATCGAGGCTGAAAGAGAATCGAAGATCTGGTTAAAAGACGGTGATGTAATTGAATACAGGCTCGTTCAGGATCAGATCCTGTATGATGTTAATTTGGACGGCATATTAGAATAA
- a CDS encoding MBL fold metallo-hydrolase — MQSVRAKIVFLDVGQGDATLILAENDDQVLIDGGDGKRIMDELGKNMPFYDHTIELVVITHPDSDHAGGLIEVLKYYEVDEILQTRYSCDTQICKELDAVISEKGIKRRYAQFGQMIHAGDQSAEILHFGDAGTGASDDNNDSIVLKASINGKTILLMGDAGSLVESDLIRRGIDIDSDILKVSHHGSKSATSAEFIEKVSPQKAIISVGKNKYGHPSDDVLNRLKNVNIEVLRTDISGDVAVE, encoded by the coding sequence ATGCAAAGCGTTCGTGCGAAGATCGTATTTCTGGATGTGGGCCAGGGCGATGCGACTCTGATTCTGGCGGAAAACGATGACCAGGTGCTGATAGACGGCGGCGATGGAAAGAGGATAATGGATGAATTGGGAAAAAATATGCCTTTTTATGATCATACGATCGAATTAGTTGTTATAACGCATCCGGACAGCGATCACGCAGGAGGATTGATCGAGGTGCTGAAATATTATGAGGTTGACGAGATTCTTCAGACGAGATATTCCTGCGATACTCAGATCTGCAAAGAGCTTGACGCGGTCATATCGGAAAAAGGAATTAAAAGACGTTATGCCCAATTCGGCCAAATGATCCATGCAGGCGATCAAAGTGCCGAGATTTTGCATTTCGGAGATGCCGGCACGGGTGCCAGCGATGACAATAACGATTCTATCGTCTTAAAGGCGTCGATCAATGGAAAAACCATATTGCTCATGGGTGATGCGGGATCGCTTGTTGAAAGCGATCTGATAAGACGCGGCATTGATATCGACTCGGATATATTGAAAGTGTCGCATCATGGAAGCAAGTCTGCCACATCCGCAGAATTCATTGAAAAAGTATCTCCTCAAAAAGCCATTATATCCGTCGGAAAGAACAAATACGGGCATCCATCGGATGATGTTCTGAACAGATTGAAAAATGTGAACATTGAGGTATTAAGAACGGATATTTCGGGCGATGTTGCCGTCGAGTGA
- a CDS encoding zinc ribbon domain-containing protein produces MKECQNCGMPMVKNEDFGNSDPKSVLCRLCFSDKSADEEKKARVPEKEIKIIELVDLDRLDSGDLF; encoded by the coding sequence ATGAAAGAATGTCAAAATTGCGGCATGCCCATGGTGAAAAATGAGGATTTCGGGAATAGCGACCCGAAAAGTGTTTTGTGCAGACTGTGTTTTTCCGATAAAAGTGCGGACGAAGAGAAAAAGGCAAGAGTTCCTGAGAAGGAAATTAAAATAATTGAACTGGTGGATCTGGACAGGCTGGATAGCGGAGATCTATTTTAA
- a CDS encoding ComEC/Rec2 family competence protein: MTRSELFLVLCGAFISGVLLGSYCFVEIWLLIFYSGIAAMLFFIFRKGNAAKLSLVILIILAGAVSIEMRVKNDEAAVKLNGFEEGRKIKIEGRMAHIGTAKNSDQEIVLDSLKNSASGSAIPGKIIVYLPHYPAYKACSAIVIEGKINMPSNFSGFDYRMYLASKGIYYTMYYPKIESVKNTTDLLCGYSAGIRDFASELNKKIYPQPQSAIMNALILGIESDISEEVINAFNKTGTRHLLAISGFNISIIAIILMSLLLSLGIRRDRAFYFSSIGIILYVMIIESSSSSIRAGIMGELVLVAFKLGRLPSALNAIVFAASAMLLENPYLLRYDVGFQLSFLAVMGLMFIYPKFDKHLSGIRDIFGMKTIFMATISAQIAALPILLYNFGNVSVLSVVSNMLVLPFAIAVMIGGFAIIFIGTFSLYLARVLSWPIWLLIEYQVETIKYISKIDLFAIRYDDPNYLFVPAYYMILIGLLRGKTFLNSIMSGNANNKKIPKP; encoded by the coding sequence ATTCATATCCGGAGTGCTGCTTGGATCGTATTGTTTTGTTGAGATCTGGCTATTGATATTTTATTCAGGCATCGCGGCGATGCTGTTTTTTATTTTCAGAAAAGGCAATGCCGCGAAATTATCGCTTGTAATACTGATCATTCTGGCAGGAGCAGTCAGCATAGAAATGCGCGTGAAAAATGATGAGGCTGCAGTAAAATTAAATGGATTTGAGGAGGGGCGAAAAATTAAAATCGAGGGCAGAATGGCGCATATTGGAACTGCAAAGAACAGTGATCAGGAAATAGTGCTTGATAGTCTGAAGAACTCGGCAAGCGGAAGTGCAATTCCTGGAAAAATCATCGTATATCTTCCCCACTATCCCGCCTATAAGGCATGCAGCGCTATTGTTATTGAGGGGAAGATCAATATGCCAAGTAATTTCAGCGGCTTTGACTACAGGATGTATCTTGCGTCAAAAGGTATATATTATACAATGTATTATCCCAAAATAGAATCCGTAAAGAATACCACAGATCTTTTGTGCGGGTATTCCGCAGGAATCAGAGATTTTGCATCCGAGCTCAATAAAAAGATATATCCCCAGCCGCAATCCGCCATTATGAATGCTCTGATATTGGGCATCGAATCGGATATAAGCGAAGAAGTGATAAACGCTTTCAATAAAACGGGAACGCGTCATCTTCTCGCAATATCCGGCTTTAATATTTCCATAATTGCGATCATTCTGATGAGTCTTCTGCTGTCGTTGGGAATAAGGAGGGACAGAGCATTTTATTTTTCATCGATCGGGATCATACTTTATGTTATGATCATAGAAAGTTCGTCTTCGTCGATCAGAGCCGGTATAATGGGCGAATTAGTGCTTGTAGCGTTCAAGCTTGGCAGGCTTCCTTCGGCTCTGAACGCCATTGTTTTTGCGGCCAGCGCAATGCTTCTTGAAAATCCTTATCTGCTCCGATATGACGTGGGATTTCAGCTTTCATTTCTTGCGGTGATGGGTCTGATGTTCATCTATCCGAAATTTGATAAACATCTGTCCGGCATCAGGGACATATTCGGCATGAAGACGATATTTATGGCAACGATTTCCGCACAGATCGCGGCTTTGCCGATACTGTTGTATAATTTCGGGAACGTATCGGTCCTTTCTGTTGTTTCGAATATGCTTGTATTGCCGTTTGCCATAGCTGTCATGATCGGAGGATTTGCCATAATATTCATAGGGACGTTCAGCTTGTATCTTGCAAGGGTTCTGTCATGGCCCATCTGGCTTCTGATCGAATATCAAGTGGAGACGATCAAATATATCTCAAAAATAGATTTGTTCGCTATAAGATATGACGATCCGAATTATTTATTCGTGCCCGCATATTATATGATTTTGATAGGATTACTTCGGGGTAAAACATTTTTGAATAGCATAATGTCCGGAAACGCAAACAATAAAAAAATCCCGAAGCCTTGA
- the gpmI gene encoding 2,3-bisphosphoglycerate-independent phosphoglycerate mutase yields the protein MNKKAMLVVLDGWGISPEQSGNAILNASTPNMDAFIKYYPNTILQASGIAAGLPWGKMGNSEVGHLILGAGKTLYQNLPRVSLSIQDKTFYSNDVLLNAIAHSIDNNSNIHVMGLLSDGGVHSHIDHLYAILEMLKMHNIATEKVFIHIFTDGRDTETTAGLKYLSELTRNLKEENWPGHVASIMGRYYAMDRNQTWDRTKMAYYCLANLVGIKELDPKLALEKSYAQNVTDEFIKPAIFPDKFNNYAPIKENDSIIYYNIREDRARQLTKAFALDKFDNFDRGAKIENLYIATMMEYEKGLPVNVVFPPEIVENPLGRVISDNGLRQLRIAETEKYAHVTYFFNGGKESPFENEYRTLVPSPSVSTYDQTPEMSADTLTETVVKDMDSGRFDFILLNYANADMVGHTGNFKQTIKAIEIIDICLGRIYEACMRNDVTLLITADHGNAEEMFNPKTGEIMTEHTTNPVPFIVISKNNKFATPRKYDIDMRVGGMLSDVAPTVLAVLGLQKPDEMTGRSILDNLPTE from the coding sequence ATGAACAAGAAAGCAATGTTGGTAGTATTGGACGGATGGGGAATCAGCCCCGAACAAAGCGGTAACGCTATTCTGAATGCATCCACTCCCAATATGGACGCATTCATAAAATATTATCCCAATACCATACTTCAGGCATCTGGAATTGCAGCAGGACTGCCTTGGGGAAAGATGGGAAATTCTGAAGTAGGGCATCTTATACTTGGCGCAGGAAAGACCTTATATCAGAATTTGCCCCGCGTCTCGCTGTCTATCCAGGACAAAACTTTTTATTCCAACGACGTGCTGCTTAACGCCATAGCCCATTCAATAGACAATAATTCCAATATTCATGTAATGGGACTGCTTAGTGACGGCGGGGTCCATAGCCACATCGACCACCTTTATGCCATATTGGAAATGCTTAAAATGCACAATATTGCTACCGAAAAAGTATTTATACACATATTCACTGACGGCCGGGATACTGAAACAACAGCAGGACTGAAATATTTATCCGAACTTACGCGGAATCTTAAAGAAGAAAATTGGCCGGGCCATGTTGCAAGTATTATGGGTAGATATTATGCAATGGACCGTAATCAGACATGGGACAGAACGAAGATGGCATATTATTGCCTGGCAAACCTGGTCGGCATAAAGGAATTGGATCCGAAATTGGCACTTGAAAAAAGCTATGCCCAGAATGTGACCGATGAATTCATTAAACCGGCCATTTTTCCAGACAAATTCAATAATTACGCGCCAATAAAGGAAAATGATTCGATTATATATTACAATATCAGAGAAGATCGTGCGAGACAGCTTACAAAAGCATTCGCTCTCGATAAATTCGATAATTTCGACAGGGGCGCAAAAATTGAAAACCTATATATTGCCACAATGATGGAATATGAGAAAGGTCTTCCCGTAAATGTCGTTTTTCCGCCCGAAATCGTAGAAAACCCGCTTGGAAGGGTCATAAGCGATAATGGATTAAGACAATTAAGGATCGCGGAAACAGAAAAATACGCACACGTGACATATTTCTTCAATGGCGGAAAAGAATCGCCATTTGAAAACGAATACCGGACGCTTGTACCATCGCCTTCTGTTTCAACATATGACCAAACGCCGGAAATGAGCGCTGATACGCTGACTGAAACCGTTGTTAAAGACATGGACTCAGGAAGATTTGATTTTATTCTGCTTAATTATGCCAATGCTGACATGGTGGGTCATACCGGAAATTTCAAACAAACAATAAAGGCCATAGAGATCATTGATATTTGCCTCGGCAGAATTTATGAGGCTTGCATGCGAAACGATGTTACGCTTCTGATCACTGCGGATCATGGCAATGCTGAAGAAATGTTCAATCCCAAAACCGGCGAAATCATGACTGAACACACGACGAATCCGGTTCCTTTTATTGTTATAAGCAAAAACAATAAATTTGCAACGCCCCGGAAATATGATATAGATATGCGGGTCGGCGGAATGCTTAGCGATGTCGCACCAACAGTTCTTGCCGTTCTGGGACTTCAAAAACCGGATGAAATGACCGGACGAAGCATACTGGATAATCTGCCCACGGAATAA
- a CDS encoding AAA family ATPase, giving the protein MYLKRIETSGFKSFANKTDLDFPKGVTGIVGPNGSGKSNIADAVKWVLGEQSMKSLRSKKGEDVIFTGSSKKAKMSAASVSLFLDNNDKKIPIDYDEVVLTRKLFRNGDSEYLINKNRVRLSDIVDLLVKSGVSQRGYCVINQGMADSILAASPTERMVIFEEATGVRAFQIKKNHTIKKLDATKRNMVRVTDLLVEIEPRLAFLKRQASRALKRGEVEKELRDEQNRLYGAIWKKLNKDNEIYRQQKDEVEKVLGGSEKEIEELKKQLEACDGKDVDYSGEFEKLRNEIDSIQVTMNDLRKHLSMTEGRIEIENERKVKIENPDFLPINLKYVKEKLTNIMGIFNKLASILENFDNPEKINEARKEGAEIKALIIDLYDEVQSGKISQKKHDIQFDDSKLKELEKEKGHIGGKIEDHRKKYEEVRKKIGELSDEEKEKRKAFYEYESRLRIRQEEMNRLKDNMNRIGIELAKFEVRKEDLTNEVRDELGTANPVYERIEKNIINGGSELENINIDESRQKVRRLKVQFEQIGGIDPLVVEEYEETEKRFEFLTAQSKDLDQASESMRRIIGELDEKIEKRFKSSFKNISDEFDRYFKIIFSGGKANLSIRYEAESEAAAGEEGSEEQESGGEADEMESAEKKQRIAGIEVNVAPPGKKIASLDMLSGGERALTSIAILFAIIANNPPPFSVLDEIDAALDEANSAKLSTIIKEVSKSTQFILITHNREMMKQADILYGVTMHDDGVSKIISIKLEEIKEK; this is encoded by the coding sequence ATGTATCTAAAAAGGATAGAAACATCCGGCTTCAAATCATTTGCAAACAAGACAGATCTTGATTTTCCGAAAGGAGTCACGGGGATCGTAGGCCCGAACGGATCCGGAAAATCCAATATTGCCGATGCGGTGAAGTGGGTGCTGGGAGAGCAGAGCATGAAAAGTCTCCGAAGCAAGAAAGGAGAAGATGTTATATTCACGGGAAGCAGTAAGAAGGCGAAAATGAGCGCTGCGTCAGTTTCGCTTTTTCTTGATAATAATGATAAAAAGATCCCTATAGATTATGATGAAGTTGTGCTGACGAGAAAATTATTCAGAAACGGAGACAGTGAATATCTGATAAACAAGAACAGGGTCAGGCTTTCGGACATTGTCGATCTTCTCGTGAAGTCCGGCGTAAGCCAGAGAGGTTATTGCGTAATAAATCAGGGTATGGCTGATTCCATTTTGGCGGCATCTCCGACCGAAAGGATGGTTATTTTCGAGGAAGCGACAGGGGTTCGGGCATTCCAGATCAAGAAAAACCATACGATAAAGAAACTTGATGCAACGAAAAGAAACATGGTGAGGGTAACCGATCTTCTTGTTGAGATCGAGCCAAGGCTTGCTTTTCTGAAAAGACAGGCTTCAAGAGCGCTGAAGCGCGGAGAGGTTGAAAAGGAGTTGCGTGATGAACAGAATAGGCTTTATGGCGCTATATGGAAAAAATTGAACAAAGACAATGAGATATACAGGCAGCAGAAGGATGAAGTTGAGAAGGTGCTCGGTGGAAGCGAGAAAGAGATCGAGGAACTGAAAAAGCAATTGGAGGCATGTGATGGCAAGGATGTTGATTATAGCGGCGAATTCGAGAAGCTCAGGAATGAAATTGATTCGATACAAGTCACGATGAATGACCTGAGAAAGCACCTTTCGATGACTGAAGGCAGGATAGAGATCGAGAACGAAAGAAAGGTAAAAATAGAGAATCCCGACTTTCTGCCTATAAATCTGAAATACGTGAAAGAAAAGCTTACGAATATCATGGGTATTTTCAATAAATTGGCCTCAATTCTTGAGAATTTCGATAACCCCGAGAAGATCAATGAAGCGAGAAAAGAAGGCGCGGAAATAAAAGCCTTGATAATCGATCTATATGATGAAGTTCAGTCCGGAAAGATAAGCCAGAAGAAGCACGATATTCAATTTGACGACTCGAAGCTGAAGGAGCTGGAGAAAGAAAAGGGGCATATCGGCGGAAAAATCGAGGATCACCGGAAAAAATATGAAGAGGTCAGGAAGAAGATCGGCGAACTTAGCGACGAGGAAAAGGAAAAAAGAAAAGCGTTCTATGAATATGAAAGCAGGCTTCGCATCAGACAGGAAGAGATGAACAGATTGAAGGATAATATGAACCGGATAGGGATCGAGCTGGCGAAATTCGAGGTCAGAAAAGAGGATCTTACGAATGAAGTGCGGGATGAGCTCGGGACCGCAAACCCTGTTTATGAGAGAATAGAAAAAAACATAATCAATGGAGGATCGGAGCTTGAAAATATAAATATCGATGAATCAAGGCAAAAGGTCAGAAGGTTAAAGGTCCAATTCGAGCAGATCGGAGGCATTGATCCGCTTGTAGTGGAGGAATATGAGGAAACGGAAAAACGATTCGAATTTCTGACTGCGCAATCCAAAGATCTTGATCAGGCATCAGAGTCCATGAGGAGGATCATAGGGGAGCTGGATGAAAAAATAGAAAAACGTTTTAAGAGCTCGTTTAAGAATATCAGCGATGAATTTGACAGATATTTCAAGATAATCTTTTCCGGTGGAAAGGCGAATTTGTCGATAAGATATGAAGCTGAAAGCGAGGCCGCTGCCGGCGAAGAGGGTTCCGAGGAACAAGAATCAGGCGGTGAAGCTGATGAAATGGAAAGCGCGGAAAAAAAGCAAAGGATAGCGGGTATTGAAGTGAATGTTGCGCCTCCCGGAAAAAAGATCGCAAGTCTCGATATGCTTTCGGGCGGTGAAAGGGCGCTGACATCTATAGCTATACTGTTTGCTATCATTGCCAATAATCCGCCGCCATTTTCGGTTTTGGACGAGATAGATGCTGCATTGGATGAGGCAAATTCCGCGAAGCTATCTACAATAATAAAGGAAGTTTCAAAGAGTACGCAGTTTATTCTGATAACCCACAACCGAGAAATGATGAAGCAGGCCGATATACTTTATGGAGTCACTATGCACGATGACGGCGTTTCGAAAATAATATCGATCAAACTCGAGGAAATAAAGGAAAAATAG